A window of the Hordeum vulgare subsp. vulgare chromosome 5H, MorexV3_pseudomolecules_assembly, whole genome shotgun sequence genome harbors these coding sequences:
- the LOC123395829 gene encoding histone-lysine N-methyltransferase, H3 lysine-9 specific SUVH1-like encodes MGSLIDEAETEEQPLDLKPLHSLAPMFPTPPGYDVVTTGSSDPPFVYITPIQQHPGPAPASFDGPPPGFCSSPQQQHPGPAPASFDGPPPGFCSSPQPPQQQRPGPGPASFAGPGSAVPLKATPISAAFPARRPKEETSDEDYTPASEKRKPSSSSPKRTTKKARQAGDSTAATHKTKGDSTAANIKHRPIRRSLSKGLAGWPSTSDNPREAVEAAMAMFDSLRRRMLQLDEKEGLGRRADLKASVLMNHNNLRINQLKTIGPVPGVEIGEIFFYRIEMCIVGLHAPSMAGIDYLSAKFAGRDESLAVSIISSGGYENVEDETDTLVYTGQGGNSRRKEKHDQKLEKGNLALSNSASKKNQIRVVRSARDPFSISGGKVYIYDGVYRIEDSWMDRAKNGFSVFKHRLRREPGQPDGISVWKMTNKWKANRATREKAIVLDLSSGAENLPVCLVNEVDGQRGPGHFEYVTGVKHSRPLNRNKPLHHCECTSVCMPGDTNCSCARQNGGDIPYDLDGVLARHVPMLYECSRDCHCTKDCRNRVSQKGVQLNFEVFRTGDRGWGLRSWDPIRAGAFVCEYAGQVMDEPNMNMDVEEDEYTFRATCPSDKALRWNLGAELLEEKGADATAERFKKLPVVISAKDAGNVARFIKHSCSPNLLWQAVQYDHADDSYPHIMFFAMKHIPPMTELTYDYGIRGAPPGIKGKSPLVCNLKPCFCGSANCRGSF; translated from the coding sequence ATGGGGAGCTTGATCGATGAAGCAGAAACCGAGGAGCAGCCCCTGGACCTGAAGCCATTGCACTCACTGGCGCCGATGTTCCCTACCCCTCCAGGGTATGATGTGGTGACCACTGGATCATCCGACCCACCATTCGTCTACATCACACCAATACAACAACACCCTGGGCCGGCTCCAGCTTCATTTGATGGGCCGCCACCAGGGTTCTGCTcctcaccacaacaacaacaccctGGGCCAGCTCCAGCTTCATTTGATGGGCCGCCACCAGGGTTCTGCTCCtcaccacaaccaccacaacaacaacgcccTGGGCCAGGTCCAGCTTCATTTGCTGGGCCAGGGTCTGCAGTTCCTCTCAAGGCTACGCCAATCTCGGCAGCATTTCCCGCGCGGCGGCCCAAGGAGGAAACCTCGGATGAAGATTACACTCCTGCTTCCGAGAAGAGGAAGCCATCTTCATCTTCACCCAAGAGGACAACCAAGAAGGCTCGGCAGGCTGGAGACTCCACTGCAGCTACCCACAAGACAAAAGGGGACTCCACTGCAGCCAACATCAAGCATAGACCGATCAGGAGGAGCCTGAGCAAGGGGCTCGCCGGCTGGCCCTCCACATCGGACAACCCAAGGGAGGCGGTGGAAGCGGCCATGGCCATGTTCGACTCGCTCCGGCGCCGGATGCTGCAGCTGGATGAGAAGGAGGGCTTGGGCAGGCGCGCAGACCTCAAGGCCAGTGTTCTCATGAACCATAACAACCTGAGGATCAATCAACTCAAGACGATAGGGCCCGTCCCGGGTGTCGAAATCGGAGAAATCTTTTTCTACAGGATTGAGATGTGCATCGTGGGACTGCATGCACCATCGATGGCCGGCATCGACTACCTGTCAGCTAAGTTTGCCGGGAGGGACGAGAGCCTGGCCGTGAGCATCATCTCGTCAGGCGGATACGAGAACGTTGAAGATGAGACTGACACCCTGGTGTACACGGGCCAAGGAGGTAACAGCCGGCGCAAGGAGAAGCACGACCAGAAGCTGGAGAAAGGAAACCTTGCTCTCAGCAACAGCGCCAGCAAGAAGAACCAGATCAGGGTGGTGCGCAGTGCACGGGACCCTTTCTCCATCTCAGGAGGCAAGGTGTACATCTACGATGGAGTGTATCGCATCGAGGACTCCTGGATGGACAGAGCCAAGAACGGGTTCAGTGTGTTCAAGCACAGGCTGAGGAGGGAGCCGGGGCAGCCTGACGGGATTTCAGTTTGGAAGATGACAAACAAGTGGAAGGCGAACCGTGCCACGAGAGAAAAGGCCATAGTGCTGGATCTATCATCAGGGGCTGAAAATCTGCCTGTGTGCCTTGTCAATGAAGTCGACGGCCAAAGGGGGCCGGGCCACTTCGAGTATGTTACCGGAGTGAAGCACTCGAGACCTCTTAATAGGAACAAGCCATTGCACCActgtgagtgtactagtgtgtgcATGCCAGGTGACACCAATTGTTCGTGCGCGCGGCAGAATGGCGGCGATATTCCCTACGACTTAGACGGGGTGCTTGCGAGGCATGTCCCGATGCTTTATGAGTGCTCTCGTGACTGCCATTGTACCAAGGATTGTCGGAACAGGGTTTCACAGAAAGGTGTTCAGCTGAACTTTGAGGTTTTCAGGACTGGAGACCGTGGATGGGGTCTCCGATCATGGGACCCGATCCGTGCCGGCGCATTCGTGTGCGAGTACGCCGGTCAAGTCATGGACGAACCCAACATGAACATGGATGTCGAGGAAGACGAGTACACCTTTCGCGCAACATGTCCAAGTGACAAGGCTTTAAGATGGAATCTGGGTGCAGAGTTGCTTGAGGAAAAAGGTGCAGATGCCACAGCCGAGAGGTTTAAGAAACTTCCTGTCGTCATAAGTGCAAAAGATGCAGGCAACGTTGCTCGTTTCATCAAGCACAGCTGCTCCCCGAATCTGCTCTGGCAGGCTGTGCAATATGACCATGCCGATGATAGTTATCCGCATATCATGTTCTTCGCCATGAAACATATCCCTCCCATGACTGAACTGACATATGATTATGGCATAAGAGGCGCTCCTCCGGGTATCAAGGGGAAATCTCCCCTGGTTTGCAACCTCAAGCCATGCTTCTGTGGATCTGCAAACTGTCGAGGTTCTTTCTGA